The Acetivibrio cellulolyticus CD2 genome has a segment encoding these proteins:
- the cbiB gene encoding adenosylcobinamide-phosphate synthase CbiB: protein MSLYLLLDVFIAFILDIFIGDPQWMPHPVKFIKWLIKTVETGFRKFSDSFSNKKIKALGDDFVHSGVMSNRNEKMAGIYFTIIMVVMVTVIVSGVTLVAYLINPIAYHVVNIYFMYSAFAARSLAAESIKVLDALKDRDVFKAGNILAMIVGRKIEHLDEQDIIRGTVETTAENTSEKVISPIFYSVIGSIFGVGAPLVYLYKTINILNSMEGYKTDKHKRFGWACAKMNVLANYFPARITGILFVVGAFVTGKDPSGSFAIMKRDKRKHHNPNSGYPEAAVAGALGIRLGGSGLYFGDIVDKPIIGDSTRTAELRDISNTINMMYAAAILGLVGFSLVFLLVFAILQII, encoded by the coding sequence ATGAGCCTATACCTGCTGCTGGATGTTTTTATTGCCTTTATACTTGATATATTTATTGGAGATCCACAATGGATGCCTCATCCGGTAAAATTTATCAAATGGCTGATAAAAACAGTAGAAACGGGCTTCAGAAAATTTTCTGATTCGTTTTCTAATAAGAAAATTAAGGCACTAGGGGACGATTTTGTTCATAGTGGTGTAATGAGCAATAGAAATGAAAAAATGGCAGGTATATATTTTACAATTATTATGGTTGTAATGGTTACTGTAATTGTATCTGGGGTGACTCTGGTTGCTTATTTGATTAATCCTATTGCATATCATGTTGTAAACATATATTTTATGTACTCTGCATTTGCAGCAAGGTCACTTGCAGCTGAAAGCATTAAAGTGCTTGATGCTCTCAAGGATAGGGATGTGTTTAAGGCCGGAAATATTCTTGCGATGATTGTAGGTAGAAAAATAGAACATCTGGATGAGCAGGATATAATTAGAGGCACAGTTGAAACAACAGCAGAGAATACATCTGAAAAAGTTATTTCACCTATTTTTTATTCGGTAATTGGCTCTATATTTGGAGTGGGAGCGCCATTGGTTTATCTATACAAAACAATTAATATTCTGAATTCAATGGAAGGTTACAAGACTGATAAACACAAGCGTTTTGGATGGGCTTGTGCAAAGATGAATGTTTTGGCAAATTATTTCCCGGCGAGAATTACCGGGATATTATTTGTTGTAGGTGCTTTTGTTACCGGTAAGGACCCATCCGGCAGTTTTGCAATAATGAAAAGGGATAAAAGAAAGCATCATAATCCGAATTCGGGTTATCCTGAGGCAGCAGTTGCAGGTGCGCTTGGAATAAGGTTGGGTGGTTCAGGGTTGTATTTTGGAGATATAGTAGATAAACCGATTATAGGAGATAGCACAAGAACAGCTGAGTTAAGAGATATATCAAATACAATCAACATGATGTATGCTGCTGCAATTTTGGGTTTGGTTGGTTTTAGTTTAGTATTTTTACTGGTTTTTGCTATTTTGCAGATTATCTAA
- the cobU gene encoding bifunctional adenosylcobinamide kinase/adenosylcobinamide-phosphate guanylyltransferase, whose amino-acid sequence MGRLVVVTGGARSGKSTFAEMLAKDCKCDVVYIATSIPFDDEMKARIKKHIEQRPKNWKTVEAYKDIDKHLAKEKSDSVVFLLDCITIMITNIMLEASIDWDGASDNEIDYVEDSVKVQIEKVLKAVKEKDAIFILVTNEIGMGIVPENKLSRIFRDIAGRINQILASAADEVYLCVSGIPVKIK is encoded by the coding sequence ATGGGACGGTTAGTTGTTGTAACCGGAGGTGCAAGGAGCGGCAAAAGTACCTTTGCAGAAATGCTTGCAAAAGATTGTAAATGTGATGTGGTATATATAGCTACTTCTATACCTTTCGATGATGAAATGAAGGCACGAATAAAAAAGCATATTGAACAAAGACCAAAGAACTGGAAGACAGTGGAGGCTTATAAGGATATAGACAAGCATTTGGCAAAGGAGAAAAGTGACAGCGTAGTTTTTTTACTTGACTGTATAACGATAATGATAACGAATATTATGCTCGAAGCTTCTATAGATTGGGATGGAGCTTCAGATAATGAAATAGATTATGTTGAAGATTCGGTAAAGGTACAAATTGAAAAGGTTTTAAAAGCCGTTAAGGAAAAGGATGCAATTTTTATTCTGGTTACAAATGAGATTGGAATGGGAATTGTACCTGAGAATAAACTATCAAGGATATTTCGCGACATCGCAGGGAGAATTAACCAAATTCTTGCATCAGCTGCTGATGAAGTATATCTATGTGTATCGGGCATTCCTGTGAAAATCAAATAG
- a CDS encoding CPBP family glutamic-type intramembrane protease, whose amino-acid sequence MNRKVMVQSIVTIAIFFFINFGLWEILVSNGISQEWASFIVYAVLFILVILIWHKNLTKDWNRLREDVKSWKKFFCNLLIWIVTSFALAYLFQFLVSKNFITTNTENMGKVASSIPPILSCIMMTIFGPVIEEITFRQSMIGFVPKHRKVFLIVMMIISVIIFDCIHLYRWQEFFYYLPLSIALTTFYVKYNKNIYSSIFMHSLLNLPGAILLIIGVI is encoded by the coding sequence GTGAATAGAAAAGTAATGGTTCAGTCTATTGTAACGATAGCAATATTCTTTTTTATAAATTTTGGATTATGGGAAATACTTGTTAGTAACGGTATATCACAGGAATGGGCATCATTTATTGTGTATGCAGTTTTATTTATTTTAGTTATTTTGATATGGCACAAAAATTTGACAAAAGATTGGAATAGGCTCAGAGAAGACGTTAAAAGCTGGAAAAAATTCTTTTGTAATTTGTTAATTTGGATTGTGACTTCTTTTGCGTTAGCCTACTTGTTTCAATTCCTTGTCAGCAAAAATTTCATAACAACGAATACTGAAAACATGGGAAAAGTAGCAAGTTCTATACCGCCCATACTTTCTTGTATAATGATGACCATATTTGGTCCTGTTATAGAGGAGATTACGTTTAGACAGTCAATGATTGGTTTTGTGCCTAAGCACAGAAAAGTATTTTTGATTGTTATGATGATAATTTCAGTTATTATATTTGACTGTATCCATTTATATAGGTGGCAAGAATTTTTTTACTACTTACCACTTTCTATAGCACTAACGACCTTTTATGTAAAATACAATAAAAATATTTATTCCAGTATTTTTATGCATTCATTATTAAACCTTCCAGGAGCGATTTTATTGATTATTGGAGTAATATAA
- a CDS encoding ECF transporter S component: MNSITGREYSRKRIRNIILDGLMIAMVFLVTYFTKIPGPVGPFNIGDAAIIVAAILLGKNSGFIAGAFGSALADIAFGALYFAPITFLVKGLEGFIIGFIVYKFSSNGVIREEIVRIVAIAIGCLIMIAGYFLGETFILSTRFGFAAAMLELPFNAIQAGLSALAGYLVSTSLVRVKVLKRILE; the protein is encoded by the coding sequence GTGAATAGCATTACAGGAAGAGAATATAGCAGAAAGAGGATAAGGAATATTATACTAGATGGGTTAATGATAGCTATGGTATTTTTAGTTACGTATTTTACTAAAATTCCAGGTCCTGTTGGTCCTTTTAATATTGGGGATGCTGCTATAATTGTTGCCGCTATTTTGTTAGGGAAGAATAGTGGGTTTATTGCAGGTGCATTTGGTTCTGCTCTTGCAGACATTGCTTTTGGGGCTTTATACTTTGCGCCAATTACTTTTCTTGTTAAGGGACTTGAAGGTTTTATAATTGGATTTATTGTATATAAGTTTAGCAGCAATGGAGTTATACGGGAAGAGATAGTAAGAATTGTAGCTATAGCTATTGGTTGTTTGATTATGATAGCCGGATACTTTTTAGGAGAAACTTTTATTTTAAGCACCAGATTTGGATTTGCAGCAGCTATGCTAGAACTTCCTTTTAATGCAATACAGGCGGGACTCAGTGCTTTGGCAGGGTACTTGGTATCTACATCCCTTGTAAGAGTAAAAGTTTTAAAACGCATATTGGAGTAA
- a CDS encoding beta/alpha barrel domain-containing protein, producing MIEFNKKTNTLEQTQYKYSLQDVAEPNLYREIFNYDEIPKCAFNHRKVPMFPADEIWITDTTFRDGQQSRAPYTVEQVLHLFDLLHKLSGPNGIIKQCEFFLYSDRDKEAVYKCQERGYKYPEVTSWIRATKNDFQLAKDMGLKESGILVSCSDYHIFKKLNMTRKQALDHYMGIIKSAIEVGIKPRCHFEDITRADFYGFVVPFALELRRLSEESGVPIKIRACDTLGYGVAYPGAALPRSVPGIIYGLRHHAGFPSELIEWHGHNDFYKAVSNSAVAWLYGASSVNCSLLGIGERTGNTPLEAMVIEYAQIRGTTDGMDTTVITEIADYYEKEIGYHIPSRTPFVGRNFNVTQAGIHADGLLKNEEIYNIFDTAKLLNRPVGVAINQTSGLAGIAHWINSYFGLDGSKRIDKRDERVVKIKDWVDEQYKDGRVTAIGDNELEEVIRKMAPEIFDLVL from the coding sequence ATGATAGAGTTCAACAAGAAAACAAATACGCTGGAACAAACTCAATACAAGTATTCACTTCAAGATGTGGCAGAACCTAACCTCTATAGAGAGATTTTTAACTATGATGAGATACCAAAATGTGCTTTTAACCATAGAAAAGTTCCAATGTTTCCTGCAGACGAAATATGGATAACAGATACCACATTCAGAGACGGTCAGCAGTCCAGGGCACCATATACAGTAGAACAGGTTCTGCACCTTTTTGACCTCTTGCATAAGCTCAGTGGACCTAATGGAATAATAAAGCAGTGTGAGTTTTTTCTATATAGTGATAGGGATAAAGAAGCTGTTTACAAGTGTCAGGAGAGGGGATATAAATACCCTGAAGTTACAAGCTGGATAAGGGCTACAAAAAATGATTTTCAACTCGCCAAGGATATGGGTTTGAAAGAGAGCGGCATTTTAGTCAGTTGCTCCGATTATCATATATTTAAGAAACTTAACATGACTAGAAAACAAGCTCTTGACCATTATATGGGCATTATTAAGAGCGCAATTGAGGTGGGAATTAAGCCTAGATGTCATTTTGAGGATATTACCAGAGCTGATTTTTATGGTTTTGTTGTGCCTTTTGCTCTAGAACTCAGAAGACTTTCAGAAGAAAGTGGAGTGCCGATAAAAATCCGGGCATGTGATACATTAGGTTATGGAGTTGCGTATCCGGGAGCTGCGTTACCTAGAAGTGTACCGGGAATTATATATGGTCTGAGGCACCATGCAGGTTTCCCAAGTGAACTTATTGAGTGGCATGGACATAACGACTTTTATAAGGCTGTAAGCAACTCAGCTGTTGCATGGCTATATGGAGCTTCCAGTGTAAACTGTTCACTCCTGGGAATTGGAGAAAGAACAGGAAATACACCTCTTGAAGCTATGGTAATTGAGTATGCTCAGATCAGAGGGACTACGGACGGGATGGATACAACTGTTATCACTGAAATAGCAGATTATTATGAAAAAGAAATCGGCTACCATATACCTTCGAGGACACCTTTTGTCGGAAGAAACTTTAATGTCACACAGGCAGGTATTCACGCTGATGGACTTCTCAAGAATGAAGAAATCTATAACATATTTGATACAGCAAAGCTTCTTAACAGACCAGTTGGTGTTGCTATCAACCAAACATCCGGTCTTGCAGGAATAGCACATTGGATAAACAGCTATTTCGGATTGGATGGCAGCAAACGTATAGATAAAAGAGATGAAAGAGTTGTAAAGATAAAAGACTGGGTTGATGAACAATACAAGGATGGACGTGTTACAGCTATTGGCGATAATGAGCTCGAAGAGGTTATTAGGAAAATGGCTCCGGAAATATTTGACCTGGTTCTTTAA
- a CDS encoding ISNCY family transposase: MVKLYKQISFADTFEECKDVFQNNKPKFLKLLSQHLDLSSLIPQDFYWSYHKTLGRDRKYSLSSMLSALVLQKILGIPTVSLLIIFLNLCHEAREFCGLPDVPHNSQFTRFKQDFVIYLENFFNHLVDITEPICQEINTTLASTIAYDTSGIETFVTENNPKFINSIIKKLKAFYKDKPDVDVYKMAYSLMPSSASANKEIKQLYINGYFCYVYKFGIITNGLGIPRHIAFLDSDFKKKHPEMHIEKKSDSPDEDKSISDSKSLKPVFADFFTLHPDFKPSTFLGDSIFDTCDTYTLLLDELKFQRALIPLNSRNSNPNLPPIKYNDDGWPLCSKDSSVPMKPNGWSREEGRIERFKWRCPQAKLIKGKWVTSCDNPCNGKPCGRVTFTSPAMDKRMYPGVIRGSDEWISDYKIRTVVEKNIQYLKEPMACGNLKTRDNLTIKADLYLAGITQLITVILADKIHEHKYIRSLKPLIA, from the coding sequence ATGGTAAAACTTTATAAACAAATTTCTTTTGCTGACACATTCGAAGAATGTAAAGATGTTTTTCAAAATAATAAGCCAAAATTTCTTAAGCTACTCTCACAACATCTTGATTTATCTTCGCTTATACCACAGGATTTTTATTGGTCTTACCACAAAACTCTAGGGAGAGACCGTAAATATTCACTCTCTTCAATGCTTTCAGCATTAGTTCTGCAGAAAATTCTTGGCATTCCTACAGTTTCGCTACTCATTATTTTTCTTAATTTATGCCATGAAGCCCGTGAATTCTGTGGCCTTCCAGACGTCCCTCATAACTCTCAGTTTACACGGTTCAAACAAGATTTCGTTATTTACCTGGAAAACTTCTTTAACCACCTTGTAGATATTACAGAACCTATTTGCCAGGAAATTAACACTACTCTTGCATCCACTATCGCTTATGATACTTCAGGTATTGAAACCTTTGTAACTGAGAATAACCCAAAGTTCATAAATTCTATCATAAAAAAACTCAAGGCTTTCTACAAGGACAAGCCTGATGTCGATGTATATAAAATGGCTTATAGCCTTATGCCTTCTTCAGCCTCTGCAAACAAAGAAATCAAGCAACTCTACATAAACGGCTACTTCTGCTATGTCTACAAGTTTGGCATTATCACCAACGGCCTCGGCATTCCAAGACATATTGCCTTTTTGGATAGTGACTTCAAAAAGAAACATCCTGAAATGCACATTGAGAAAAAATCGGATTCTCCAGACGAAGATAAATCTATTAGTGATTCCAAATCCCTTAAACCAGTATTTGCAGACTTCTTTACTCTTCACCCGGATTTTAAACCAAGCACTTTCCTTGGTGATTCTATTTTTGATACGTGCGATACCTACACATTGCTCTTAGATGAACTCAAGTTTCAAAGGGCTCTAATACCTTTGAATTCCAGAAATTCAAACCCTAATCTTCCGCCTATTAAATACAATGATGATGGTTGGCCACTTTGCTCTAAAGATTCTTCTGTACCAATGAAACCAAATGGCTGGAGCCGAGAAGAAGGAAGAATCGAAAGATTCAAATGGCGGTGCCCACAGGCAAAACTAATTAAAGGTAAATGGGTTACTTCTTGTGATAACCCCTGTAATGGCAAGCCTTGCGGTCGTGTAACCTTCACATCTCCTGCCATGGATAAACGCATGTATCCAGGTGTGATTAGAGGCTCTGACGAATGGATTTCTGACTACAAAATTAGGACTGTAGTAGAAAAAAACATTCAATACCTTAAGGAGCCTATGGCCTGTGGTAATCTTAAAACAAGAGACAACCTAACTATTAAAGCAGATTTATATCTCGCAGGTATCACACAACTAATTACTGTAATACTTGCAGATAAAATTCATGAGCACAAGTATATACGTAGTTTAAAACCTTTAATCGCTTGA
- the cobC gene encoding alpha-ribazole phosphatase — protein MELILVRHGETDSNKRQTYLGWTDAELNENGVQQVQFLRDRLKGTKIDGIYSSPLKRAMQTAKIINEDYKLDIKCSQGLKERNFGIWDDLTYKELTEQYPTEYSEWVSDWVKYRIKDGESAEDAYDRAAAFIDELLKNGGDGVFLIVTHLGVIRFILAYLLNMGIGSSWRFRVDNASITRVEIKDGYSVLTMLNG, from the coding sequence TTGGAGTTGATTCTTGTAAGACATGGAGAGACAGATAGCAATAAACGGCAAACATATTTGGGTTGGACGGATGCAGAACTCAATGAAAACGGAGTCCAGCAGGTTCAGTTTCTAAGGGATAGGCTAAAAGGAACTAAAATAGATGGTATATATTCAAGTCCGCTTAAACGTGCAATGCAGACTGCAAAAATAATTAACGAAGATTATAAGCTTGATATTAAGTGTTCTCAAGGCTTAAAGGAAAGAAATTTTGGAATTTGGGACGATCTTACATATAAGGAATTGACAGAACAGTATCCAACAGAATACAGTGAATGGGTTAGCGATTGGGTTAAATACCGCATAAAGGATGGAGAAAGCGCTGAAGATGCCTATGATAGGGCAGCAGCGTTTATTGATGAACTTTTGAAGAACGGTGGAGATGGAGTTTTCCTGATTGTTACTCACTTAGGTGTGATAAGGTTTATACTTGCATATCTTTTGAATATGGGGATTGGAAGTTCCTGGCGTTTCAGAGTTGATAATGCCAGCATAACAAGAGTTGAAATCAAAGATGGTTATAGTGTGCTGACAATGCTTAACGGCTAG
- a CDS encoding methyl-accepting chemotaxis protein — MKKIAHRLLSSSRTLLILPLLVAIVFAIIAKILNSNWTSVLLLVVSSVLSSFLMYLISNIIVKKNFKCLESDINSIKQGDYSHLVDIQRCSELKNVATGFNDVLMDIKNLVHNFHNLSSSIMESSHAVCATAQHASNAMEDISKTMDDIAKGASEQAQSAQHGVEMVDNLSEQIDFVYESYTRITEETRKISDLNNVGLDSVSILRNKSKENNDTAEKIFAVIEKLTNTTNDIGLFVESIESIAEQTNLLALNAAIEAARAGEAGRGFAVVAEEVRKLADQSRKSTEEINLLMQSIQEESQLAIQSMELMKKMSQEQNGAVNKTDSAFNDIANAITYIVGKINEVNQAVSKMQNDKIQVTSAIENISSVSQETAAASEEVAATTEHELSAISEMTQSVSKLDELVQQLDSKLNKYLVEFKN, encoded by the coding sequence ATGAAAAAAATCGCACATAGACTTCTTTCATCATCAAGAACTTTACTTATATTACCGCTTCTTGTGGCTATAGTTTTTGCTATTATTGCAAAGATACTAAACAGTAATTGGACTTCAGTTTTACTTTTAGTAGTGTCCTCAGTTTTATCAAGTTTCCTAATGTACTTGATAAGCAATATTATTGTAAAAAAGAATTTTAAGTGTCTGGAAAGCGATATTAATTCAATTAAGCAAGGCGACTATTCTCATCTGGTTGACATCCAGAGGTGTTCAGAATTAAAAAATGTTGCAACTGGTTTTAATGATGTTCTTATGGACATAAAAAATTTGGTTCACAACTTTCATAATCTTTCAAGCTCAATTATGGAATCTTCTCATGCTGTCTGTGCCACAGCCCAGCATGCATCAAACGCTATGGAGGACATCTCAAAAACCATGGATGATATTGCAAAAGGAGCATCTGAGCAAGCACAATCAGCACAACATGGTGTTGAAATGGTGGATAACCTAAGTGAGCAGATTGATTTTGTATATGAAAGTTATACCAGAATAACCGAAGAGACTAGAAAAATAAGTGATCTGAACAATGTAGGTCTAGACTCAGTAAGCATTCTGCGTAATAAATCAAAAGAAAACAACGATACAGCCGAGAAGATATTTGCCGTAATTGAAAAGTTAACCAATACAACTAATGATATCGGGCTTTTCGTTGAATCCATTGAAAGTATAGCCGAACAGACAAACCTTCTTGCTCTGAACGCTGCTATTGAAGCTGCAAGAGCTGGTGAAGCAGGAAGAGGTTTCGCTGTTGTTGCGGAAGAAGTCAGAAAGCTTGCTGACCAGAGCAGAAAGTCAACCGAAGAAATCAACCTATTGATGCAGAGTATACAGGAAGAATCACAGTTGGCAATTCAATCGATGGAATTAATGAAAAAGATGTCACAGGAGCAAAATGGAGCTGTTAACAAAACAGATAGTGCTTTTAACGATATAGCTAACGCCATAACTTATATAGTAGGCAAAATCAATGAGGTTAATCAAGCTGTTTCAAAAATGCAGAATGACAAGATACAGGTTACTTCAGCAATAGAGAATATTTCCTCAGTTTCTCAAGAAACTGCTGCTGCCAGCGAAGAAGTCGCTGCTACCACAGAACATGAACTTTCAGCAATTTCTGAGATGACACAATCCGTTAGCAAGCTTGACGAATTAGTACAGCAACTCGACAGCAAGCTGAATAAATACCTTGTTGAGTTCAAAAATTAG
- the cobS gene encoding adenosylcobinamide-GDP ribazoletransferase: protein MVIFKRFIIMVQFFTSIPVPVNIECSEKDYGKGLVFAPLVGLILGIFMCFVYKLLSLFLPANIISVLLVIVYIALTGGLHLDGLGDTFDGLYSNRPKEKILEIMRDSRVGTNAVLALVSIILLNYVLLTELNTNPHIIEALLLFPVAGRIGSLMGAGVSVYARKNEGLGKSFIDHCGKKEMFFGGILSIVIFSAIYGVKGLIMAAIVMITAVIITKIFTKKIEGATGDILGAVCELNQTTFLVLFYIMEVVLKI, encoded by the coding sequence GTGGTTATTTTTAAAAGGTTTATTATTATGGTTCAATTCTTTACTTCAATACCTGTTCCTGTAAACATAGAATGCAGTGAGAAAGACTATGGTAAAGGACTAGTATTCGCTCCGCTTGTTGGCTTGATTCTTGGCATATTTATGTGTTTTGTCTATAAGCTGTTAAGCTTGTTTTTGCCTGCAAATATTATTTCAGTGTTGTTGGTTATTGTTTATATAGCGTTGACTGGGGGCCTTCATCTAGACGGCTTGGGAGACACTTTTGATGGTTTGTATTCTAATAGGCCAAAGGAGAAGATTCTTGAAATAATGAGGGACAGCAGAGTTGGAACAAATGCTGTGCTTGCGCTTGTGAGTATTATTTTGCTTAATTATGTTTTGTTAACAGAATTAAATACAAACCCACATATAATTGAGGCCTTGCTGCTTTTTCCTGTAGCAGGAAGGATTGGCTCCTTGATGGGTGCAGGTGTATCTGTTTATGCAAGAAAAAATGAAGGTTTGGGCAAAAGCTTTATTGATCATTGCGGAAAGAAAGAAATGTTTTTTGGAGGTATTTTATCTATTGTGATATTTTCTGCAATATATGGAGTTAAAGGCCTAATAATGGCTGCTATTGTGATGATAACTGCTGTAATAATTACAAAAATCTTTACAAAAAAGATAGAAGGTGCGACAGGGGATATACTTGGAGCTGTTTGTGAGTTAAATCAGACGACTTTTTTGGTTTTGTTTTATATTATGGAGGTAGTGCTTAAAATATAG
- a CDS encoding aspartate kinase, with product MKVAKFGGTSLANAEQIKKVCDIVISDSERRLVVVSAPGKRFKEDIKVTDLLIALAEKCIKEGSAEAELNAVIERYAEIAKELNLSDDIVKVISDDLRRRVSLDRSNQGMFMDTLKAAGEDNSAKVVAAYLKSMGIEAEYIDPKDAGLLLSDEFGNARVLPESYENLKSLRDRSGIMIFPGFFGYSKNGDVVTFPRGGSDITGSILAAAIKADLYENFTDVDSVFAANPGIVDNPKPIPVFTYREMRELSYAGFSVLHEETLEPVYRMGIPVCIKNTNNPSAPGTLIAPTRELKDNHVVGIASGKGFCTIYVSKYMMNREVGFGRKILNILENEGLSYEHTPSGIDNISIIVEEKQLDKVNDERLINRIKDELNVDDVTIERGSALVMIVGEGMMRTVGIAARATNALAKAGVNIEMINQGSSEVSMMFGVKAVDNVNAVKALYNEFFN from the coding sequence ATGAAAGTTGCAAAATTTGGAGGAACATCTCTTGCAAATGCAGAGCAGATTAAGAAAGTATGTGATATTGTAATTTCAGATTCTGAAAGACGTTTGGTAGTTGTATCGGCTCCAGGCAAACGTTTTAAGGAAGACATAAAGGTAACAGATCTTCTGATAGCACTTGCTGAAAAGTGTATTAAAGAAGGAAGCGCAGAAGCAGAACTAAATGCTGTTATTGAAAGATATGCAGAAATTGCAAAAGAGCTTAACCTGTCGGATGATATTGTAAAGGTTATTTCAGATGATTTACGTAGACGTGTAAGTTTAGACAGAAGCAATCAGGGAATGTTTATGGATACTCTTAAGGCTGCTGGCGAAGATAATAGTGCTAAGGTTGTAGCTGCTTATCTTAAGAGCATGGGAATTGAAGCTGAATATATTGACCCGAAGGATGCAGGGCTATTATTGAGTGATGAATTTGGAAATGCGCGCGTGCTTCCTGAGTCCTATGAAAATCTCAAAAGCCTTAGAGATAGATCAGGTATAATGATATTTCCAGGTTTCTTCGGATATTCAAAAAATGGCGATGTAGTAACTTTCCCACGTGGTGGATCAGATATAACAGGATCAATTTTGGCTGCAGCTATAAAAGCTGATTTGTATGAGAATTTTACTGATGTTGATTCAGTATTTGCAGCAAACCCTGGTATTGTGGATAATCCGAAACCAATACCTGTATTTACATACAGAGAAATGAGAGAACTTTCATACGCAGGTTTTTCAGTGCTGCATGAGGAAACTCTTGAGCCTGTATATAGAATGGGAATTCCTGTTTGCATAAAAAATACCAACAATCCATCAGCACCAGGAACACTGATAGCACCAACACGTGAGCTAAAAGATAACCATGTAGTGGGAATAGCTAGCGGTAAAGGATTTTGTACTATCTATGTAAGTAAGTATATGATGAACAGAGAAGTTGGATTTGGAAGAAAGATTCTTAATATACTTGAAAATGAAGGATTGTCCTACGAACATACACCTTCAGGAATTGATAATATTTCAATTATTGTTGAGGAAAAACAGCTGGATAAAGTTAATGACGAACGATTAATTAATCGCATTAAAGATGAACTCAATGTTGATGATGTAACAATTGAGCGTGGTTCGGCTTTGGTTATGATCGTCGGTGAAGGAATGATGAGGACTGTAGGTATTGCAGCGAGGGCAACAAATGCACTTGCTAAAGCAGGTGTAAATATAGAGATGATCAACCAGGGATCTTCAGAGGTTAGCATGATGTTTGGTGTGAAGGCAGTTGACAATGTTAACGCTGTTAAGGCTTTATATAATGAGTTTTTCAATTAA
- a CDS encoding MBL fold metallo-hydrolase, with protein MKVTILGNNGPFPSAGGACSGYLIAEGDKKILIDCGNGVLSNLQKFIRIEELDAIILTHLHSDHMSDMMVLRYAVQIKMNRGFGNKPIDVYAPAQPQEEFSRINILGIFNLNPITPELVLNFGKMRLEFKEMVHPVKCYALSITSGDKRFVYSGDTSWNESIIEFSKEADLIMLDAGLLSKDKQSDNVPHLTARECGIVAQKANAGKLLLTHFWPEDDVTNHIAEAKESFSNVEIAGLLNTYEI; from the coding sequence ATGAAAGTCACCATACTTGGAAATAATGGACCTTTTCCTTCGGCAGGAGGAGCTTGTTCTGGATATCTCATAGCCGAAGGAGATAAAAAAATTTTGATAGACTGTGGAAATGGCGTGTTGTCTAATTTGCAGAAGTTTATAAGAATTGAGGAATTGGATGCAATTATTCTTACTCATTTGCATAGTGACCATATGTCCGACATGATGGTGCTGCGATATGCAGTACAGATAAAAATGAACAGAGGGTTTGGCAATAAGCCGATAGACGTTTATGCACCAGCCCAGCCGCAAGAGGAATTTAGCAGAATCAATATTCTGGGAATTTTTAATTTGAATCCTATTACACCTGAATTGGTTTTAAACTTTGGGAAGATGAGGTTGGAATTCAAGGAAATGGTTCATCCGGTTAAGTGTTATGCTTTGTCAATAACTTCAGGTGACAAGAGATTTGTATATTCGGGAGATACATCATGGAATGAATCTATTATTGAGTTTTCAAAAGAGGCGGACTTGATAATGCTTGATGCCGGTTTGCTTTCTAAGGATAAGCAGAGTGATAATGTTCCACATCTTACTGCAAGGGAATGCGGTATCGTTGCCCAAAAAGCAAATGCTGGAAAGCTGCTGCTTACACATTTTTGGCCAGAAGATGATGTGACAAATCACATTGCAGAGGCTAAGGAAAGCTTTTCTAATGTTGAAATAGCAGGGTTGCTAAATACTTACGAGATTTAA